A region from the Oncorhynchus clarkii lewisi isolate Uvic-CL-2024 chromosome 8, UVic_Ocla_1.0, whole genome shotgun sequence genome encodes:
- the LOC139415676 gene encoding zona pellucida sperm-binding protein 3-like produces MPQIGNPLPFKQHQGHQQSISRPDPVKTVAVKCFSDYMEIVVNADLFKIGTLIDMADLRLGVEQYQAQESCRATVSAAGDEYRIFAALSDCGTKHMLNENSLIYTNHLRYTPSNTPDGVITMDDAVIPIECHYERKYSLNSVPLQSTWIPFTATVSAEDTLQFSLMLMTSDWLYERGSGVYFLGDPINVEVSVRLAHHTRLRVFVSSCAATLDPDWNSVPRYVFIENDGCLMDSQLPGSNSRFMRRTQDDKLRFHIDAFRFHQEDRAELYITCHLMAVPVMDHAEPSNKACSFIDGRWKSADENDLLCGRCPSLNSQKGVAPARRPLSERLGSSPPEPRGYHSKHPASGDHWRSGMKTNKVWEQHATLGPVIVFPTKQKGSLLSPRTKEVVHPHGFPSATDNARPASPSSRWKSGMDFKRELEPTPDPQLNPTPEPIGAKMIRYYSCWHI; encoded by the exons ATGCCCCAAATTGGCAATCCTCTGCCCTTTAAACAGCATCAAGGCCACCAACAATCAATTTCCAGACCAGATCCAGTGAAAACTGTTGCTGTGAAATGCTTTTCAGACTACATGGAGATAGTCGTGAATGCTGATTTGTTTAAAATTGGTACGCTTATCGACATGGCTGACCTGCGCCTTGGAGTTGAACAGTACCAAGCTCAAGAGTCCTGTAGGGCTACAGTTTCAGCAGCCGGAGATGAGTACAGAATATTTGCAGCACTATCGGACTGTGGAACCAAGCATATG CTGAACGAAAACTCCTTGATCTACACAAACCACCTCAGATATACACCCAGTAACACTCCAGATGGGGTTATTACGATGGATGACGCTGTAATCCCAATTGAGTGTCACTACGAAAG GAAGTACAGTTTGAACAGTGTCCCCCTCCAGTCGACCTGGATCCCCTTTACCGCCACAGTGTCTGCTGAGGACACCCTGCAGTTCTCCTTGATGCTCATGACAA GTGACTGGCTTTATGAGCGGGGTTCGGGAGTCTACTTCCTGGGTGATCCCATCAACGTGGAGGTGTCTGTCAGGCTCGCTCACCACACCAGGCTCAGGGTCTTTGTTAGCAGCTGCGCGGCAACACTGGACCCAGACTGGAACTCTGTCCCCAGATACGTCTTCATTGAGAATGATGG GTGCTTGATGGATTCCCAGTTGCCTGGCTCCAACTCCAGGTTCATGCGTAGAACCCAGGACGACAAGCTCCGCTTCCACATTGATGCCTTTAGGTTCCACCAGGAGGACAGGGCGGAG CTGTACATCACATGCCACCTTATGGCAGTCCCTGTCATGGACCATGCAGAGCCTAGCAACAAGGCATGCTCCTTCATCGATGGCAG GTGGAAGTCTGCCGACGAGAATGATTTGCTATGTGGCCGTTGTCCAAGTCTGAATAGCCAGAAGGGGGTCGCTCCAGCCCGCCGTCCCCTCAGTGAAAGATTGGGCAGTAGCCCACCAGAACCTCGTGGCTACCACAGCAAACACCCAGCCTCTGGTGACCACTGGAGGAGTGGGATGAAGACCAATAAAG TGTGGGAACAGCATGCTACTTTGGGCCCAGTGATTGTCTTCCCAACCAAACAGAAGGGTTCACTTCTATCACCACGGACAAAAGAAGTTGTCCATCCACATGGCTTCCCCTCTGCTACAGACAACGCAAGGCCTGCATCACCTAGCAGTCGTTGGAAGAGTGGAATGGACTTCAAGAGAG AGCTGGAGCCCACCCCAGACCCTCAGTTGAATCCTACCCCTGAGCCCATTGGAGCAAAGATGATCAGATATTACTCATG CTGGCACATCTAG